In a single window of the Niabella ginsenosidivorans genome:
- a CDS encoding quinol:cytochrome C oxidoreductase, with the protein MSTTEKFIPTKKYNTIAFALMIVGVIAAISLYAVTGGEGNHDNRARFWASLLQNSVYFLLVVNAAMFFMCATTLAWGGWQIAFTRVTEAIASCVPVIGIIAVVILLALCFGDHHTIYHWTDAEHVAHDPALQHKSGFLSKGFFATVTILTYILWSFLGWKMRQMSLKTDDGEVVSTLEKRKKFVWNNTVMAALYIVVFALTVMSSIPWLWIMSIDAHWYSTMFSWYNFASTFVAGLSLIALYVVFLKNNGALPIVNKEHLHDLGKFIFAFSIFWTYLWFAQFMLIWYSNQPEETIYFINRIGNNYHPSPYAGVFWIMLVINFVAPILIFMSRDSKRNYTIVTVVSIIVLFGHWLDYFQMVFPGVSPDKMPMILFDMGIGLGFVGIIMFVTGKTLSKYPLTAKNHPFVKEAVIHHT; encoded by the coding sequence ATGTCAACTACGGAAAAATTCATACCTACCAAAAAGTATAACACAATAGCGTTTGCGTTAATGATTGTGGGTGTTATTGCTGCTATTTCGTTATATGCAGTAACAGGGGGTGAAGGTAATCATGATAACCGTGCCCGTTTTTGGGCCAGCCTGCTGCAAAACAGCGTTTATTTTTTATTAGTAGTGAACGCAGCCATGTTTTTTATGTGCGCTACTACGTTGGCATGGGGTGGTTGGCAAATTGCTTTTACCCGCGTTACCGAGGCCATTGCTTCCTGCGTTCCGGTAATAGGTATTATTGCAGTGGTAATCCTGTTAGCGCTTTGTTTCGGAGACCATCATACCATTTATCACTGGACAGATGCAGAGCATGTGGCACATGACCCTGCGCTCCAGCATAAAAGTGGTTTTCTAAGTAAAGGTTTTTTTGCAACAGTAACCATATTAACCTATATATTATGGTCGTTCCTGGGCTGGAAAATGAGGCAGATGTCGTTAAAAACAGATGATGGCGAAGTTGTAAGCACCCTTGAAAAAAGAAAGAAGTTTGTATGGAACAATACGGTAATGGCTGCATTATATATTGTAGTATTTGCCTTAACCGTTATGTCTTCCATACCCTGGCTGTGGATCATGAGCATTGATGCCCATTGGTACAGCACCATGTTCAGCTGGTACAACTTTGCAAGCACTTTTGTTGCAGGCCTGTCCCTGATAGCACTTTATGTAGTGTTTCTGAAAAATAACGGGGCATTGCCCATAGTGAATAAGGAACACCTGCACGATCTGGGTAAGTTCATCTTTGCGTTTTCCATTTTCTGGACCTATTTATGGTTTGCCCAGTTTATGCTCATCTGGTATAGTAACCAGCCGGAGGAGACCATTTATTTTATTAACAGGATCGGCAACAATTATCATCCGAGCCCATACGCAGGAGTGTTCTGGATCATGCTGGTCATCAACTTTGTGGCGCCGATATTGATTTTCATGAGCCGTGATTCAAAGAGAAACTATACTATTGTGACCGTTGTATCTATTATTGTTTTGTTTGGTCACTGGCTGGATTATTTCCAGATGGTTTTCCCCGGCGTTTCCCCGGATAAGATGCCGATGATCCTGTTTGATATGGGTATCGGTCTGGGATTTGTGGGTATCATCATGTTTGTAACAGGGAAAACATTGAGCAAATATCCGTTAACGGCAAAAAATCACCCTTTTGTAAAAGAGGCCGTTATTCATCATACGTAA
- a CDS encoding cytochrome c oxidase subunit II, with product MQNFLIFAILILGFIITFQIARASEFVSVIRGEEKTRKQSNKINGFLLLVFLVVGLFGVYWTHHTLGDKILKFGSSASDHGRLVDNMMLYTLIATGIVFFATQILLFWYSFKYQESDKRTAYYFPHNNKLELLWTVVPAIVLTILIGFGLVYWYRITGAAPQNAMQVEITASQFKWEFRYPGKDGVFGKKYYKYIDEAHDNPLGQIWDDEANHDDVFLPAGQALHLVVGKPVKLVIGSKDVIHSVGLPHFRLKMDAVPGTPTTLWFTPIKTTKQMQEETGNSKFVYEIACDQMCGQGHTGMRGEIVVETQEEFDQWMASQKPKYAQMKEDLEGAAPTAAPATGAAAKDSAASGTAGKDSAKVTIDAAAGKKDSTGK from the coding sequence ATGCAAAACTTTTTAATATTCGCCATTTTGATTTTGGGTTTTATCATCACCTTTCAGATTGCACGGGCAAGTGAATTTGTGTCAGTAATCAGGGGAGAAGAAAAAACCAGGAAGCAGTCTAATAAAATCAATGGGTTTTTACTGCTGGTTTTTTTGGTTGTAGGGCTGTTTGGTGTCTATTGGACACATCATACATTGGGCGACAAAATTTTGAAATTCGGGTCTTCTGCTTCAGATCATGGCCGCCTGGTTGACAATATGATGTTGTATACGTTGATAGCAACCGGTATCGTGTTTTTTGCAACGCAGATATTGTTGTTCTGGTATTCTTTTAAATACCAGGAGTCTGATAAAAGAACGGCCTATTATTTTCCGCATAATAATAAACTGGAGCTGCTTTGGACCGTGGTACCTGCAATTGTGTTAACTATTCTCATAGGATTTGGTTTGGTTTACTGGTACAGGATTACCGGTGCGGCGCCGCAGAATGCCATGCAGGTTGAAATTACTGCCAGCCAGTTTAAGTGGGAATTCCGTTACCCGGGCAAGGATGGGGTTTTTGGTAAGAAATATTATAAATATATTGATGAGGCACATGATAACCCGCTGGGCCAGATCTGGGATGATGAGGCCAACCATGATGATGTTTTCCTGCCCGCAGGGCAGGCATTGCACCTGGTGGTGGGCAAGCCTGTAAAACTGGTCATTGGTTCTAAAGACGTTATACATAGTGTGGGTTTGCCTCATTTCCGTTTAAAGATGGATGCGGTACCGGGCACACCCACCACTTTGTGGTTCACGCCAATAAAAACCACAAAACAGATGCAGGAAGAAACAGGAAATAGTAAATTTGTATATGAAATAGCCTGTGATCAGATGTGTGGGCAGGGGCATACAGGAATGAGGGGTGAGATCGTTGTGGAAACACAGGAAGAATTTGATCAATGGATGGCTTCCCAAAAGCCCAAGTACGCGCAAATGAAGGAAGATCTGGAAGGCGCTGCACCTACTGCCGCGCCGGCAACCGGTGCAGCGGCAAAGGATTCAGCCGCTTCCGGTACAGCAGGAAAAGATTCTGCAAAGGTTACTATTGATGCTGCTGCCGGAAAGAAGGATTCTACAGGTAAATAG